In one window of Camelina sativa cultivar DH55 chromosome 15, Cs, whole genome shotgun sequence DNA:
- the LOC104747477 gene encoding uncharacterized protein LOC104747477 yields MDRLLQPPSSSSLTLSNSHSRASPFLPRLHRLDSPSLTFTSSRRPESRRLSSISCFFRHNPSPDTSPGLNQTRDFLFPSPKPDESKPNPGFIERIVRSFEQRKTISTGTVILVAAVAALLVNPVLVPPAFASFQTATKSTGSAVGGKLLRTEVLTSAWTGFFAGCLHTLSGPDHLAALAPLSIGRTRMESAAVGALWGCGHDAGQLIFGLIFLLLKDRLHIEVIRTWGTRVVGLTLLVIGAMGIKEASEIPEPCVVTLENGETDEKSSKKKKIGFATFATGIVHGLQPDALMMVLPALALPSRLAGASFLIMFLIGTVIAMGSYTVFIGSCSEALKEKVPRITEKLTWASSLVAIGLGLAIIVSQFFGFSLY; encoded by the exons ATGGATAGGCTTCTACAACCACCGTCATCTTCCTCACTTACTCTCTCCAATTCTCATTCAAGAGCATCTCCCTTCCTCCCTCGCCTCCACAGACTCGATTCGCCGAGTCTCACCTTTACCTCCTCTCGCCGTCCCGAGTCACGCCGACTCAGCTCCATTTCCTGCTTCTTCCGCCACAATCCATCGCCGGATACGTCTCCAGGACTGAACCAGACTAGAGATTTCTTGTTTCCGTCTCCTAAACCCGATGAGTCGAAACCTAATCCAGGATTCATCGAACGGATCGTGAGGAGTTTTGAGCAGCGCAAG ACTATATCCACTGGAACAGTCATATTAGTGGCTGCTGTGGCTGCGCTTTTGGTTAACCCTGTTCTTGTGCCGCCTGCTTTTGCTAGCTTTCAAACGGCTACTAAATCTACTGGTAGTGCTGTTGGTGGTAAACTCCTCCGGACTGAGGTATTGACAAGTGCCTGGACTGGTTTCTTTGCTGGTTGCTTACACACGTTGTCTGGACCTGATCACCTTGCTGCTTTGGCTCCACTTTCGATTGGACGAACGAGAATGGAGAGTGCTGCAGTTGGAGCCCTATGGGGATGTGGTCACGACGCTGGTCAACTCATCTTTGGTTTAATATTTCTGCTTCTAAAAGATAGGCTTCACATCGAAGTCATAAGAACTTGGGGTACAAGAGTCGTGGGCTTGACTCTCCTCGTGATTGGTGCTATGGGAATCAAAGAAGCTTCTGAGATCCCGGAACCATGTGTTGTTACCTTGGAGAATGGGGAAACAGATGAGAAAagctcaaagaagaaaaagattgggTTTGCCACATTTGCGACTGGGATTGTTCACGGCCTGCAACCGGACGCTCTGATGATGGTATTACCTGCGCTGGCTCTTCCTTCTCGGTTAGCCGGTGCTTCATTTCTCATTATGTTCTTGATTGGGACGGTGATTGCCATGGGAAGCTACACAGTGTTTATCGGGTCATGTAGCGAAGCGTTGAAAGAGAAGGTTCCTAGGATCACAGAGAAACTAACGTGGGCATCTTCTCTTGTGGCCATCGGACTTGGATTGGCAATTATTGTCAGCCAGTTCTTTGGATTCAGCCTGTATTGA